A portion of the Pseudomonas koreensis genome contains these proteins:
- a CDS encoding FtsX-like permease family protein — protein sequence MIWRQTLRALLSHWRRHPVQFFSVLTGLWLATSLLTGVEALNSQARDSYARASQMIGGEPQASLSTPNGALFPQRWFIELRREGWPVSPVLQGRLTLKGHEDQRIQVMGIEPVSLPTDSAVAGQAMPIERIVEFFSPPGSTWISPDTLQMLGLREGETPQTVSGHQLPPLLAQKDMAPGLLLVDIGVAQRMLDQPEQLSRLLLPKDFHQDLPASFSDRLQLKSSGEENNLARLTESFHLNLDALGFLSFLVGLFIVHAAIGLALEQRRGLLRTLRACGVSARMLIACLVVELGVLALIGGLFGVISGYWLASVLLPDVAASLRGLYGAEVAGQLRLSPWWWFSGIGLSLLGALLAGANSLLRAARLPLLAVADPQAWHQQYSRWLRRQGWLAAALLAIALVALIWGDSLSSGFVLMAGLLLGAALALPVLLSALLNPLLGRSRSVLGQWFLADCRQQLPALSLALMALLLALAANIGAGSMTAGFRQTFNDWLEQRLSAELYINPTNPAQAREMHSWLKQQPNVSAVLPNWQVSVTLQGWPADVYGIIDHPHYRQHWPLLDSSGSNPWGKLATDDAVMLSEQLARRLKLKAGEHLRIPTPNGTWSPRIVGIYADYGNPKGHVLISSEHLLRGWPQLTPNRFNLRIDPAQIPALLNALQARFELDDNRIIDQARLKGWSVQVFERTFAATAALNSLTLAVAGVALFISLLTQSQSRLSQLAPLWALGVTRKQLMLLNLGQTWLLAVLTLLLALPLGIALAWCLDAVINVQAFGWRLPLRVFPLQLLQLMGLALLATLLASAWPLYSLYRTQPADLLRTFAHED from the coding sequence ATGATCTGGCGGCAAACCCTGCGCGCGCTGCTCAGCCACTGGCGGCGCCATCCCGTGCAGTTTTTCAGCGTGCTGACCGGGCTGTGGCTGGCCACCAGTCTGCTCACCGGCGTCGAGGCACTGAACAGCCAGGCACGCGACAGCTATGCGCGGGCCAGCCAGATGATCGGCGGCGAACCGCAAGCCAGCCTGAGTACGCCGAACGGTGCGTTGTTTCCCCAGCGCTGGTTTATCGAGCTGCGCCGTGAGGGCTGGCCGGTGTCGCCGGTATTGCAGGGTCGGCTGACACTCAAGGGCCACGAAGACCAACGCATTCAGGTGATGGGCATCGAGCCGGTGTCGCTGCCGACGGATTCTGCAGTGGCCGGGCAGGCGATGCCGATCGAGCGCATCGTCGAATTTTTCAGCCCGCCGGGCAGCACCTGGATTTCCCCGGACACCCTGCAAATGCTCGGCTTGCGCGAGGGTGAGACGCCGCAAACCGTGAGCGGTCATCAGTTGCCGCCGCTGCTCGCGCAGAAGGACATGGCGCCGGGCCTGTTACTGGTCGACATCGGCGTAGCGCAACGCATGCTCGACCAACCCGAGCAATTGTCGCGGCTTCTGTTGCCCAAGGACTTTCATCAAGATTTACCGGCCAGTTTCAGCGATCGCTTGCAGCTCAAAAGCAGCGGTGAAGAAAACAATCTGGCGCGGCTGACCGAGAGCTTTCACCTCAATCTCGATGCCCTTGGATTTCTGTCGTTTCTGGTCGGCCTGTTCATCGTCCATGCTGCCATCGGCCTCGCTCTGGAACAGCGCCGAGGTTTGCTGCGCACCTTGCGCGCCTGTGGCGTCAGTGCACGAATGCTGATCGCATGTCTGGTGGTTGAACTGGGTGTGCTGGCGCTGATCGGCGGATTGTTCGGTGTGATCAGCGGCTATTGGCTGGCCAGCGTGCTGCTGCCGGACGTCGCCGCCAGCCTGCGCGGGTTGTATGGCGCGGAAGTGGCGGGGCAGTTGCGTCTGAGTCCCTGGTGGTGGTTCAGCGGCATCGGTCTGAGCCTGCTCGGCGCCTTGCTGGCCGGCGCCAACAGTCTGCTGCGGGCGGCGCGCCTGCCGTTGCTGGCGGTGGCTGATCCGCAGGCCTGGCATCAGCAATATTCGCGCTGGTTGCGTCGGCAGGGTTGGCTGGCGGCGGCGCTGCTGGCGATTGCACTGGTGGCGCTGATCTGGGGTGACAGCCTGAGCAGCGGCTTCGTACTCATGGCCGGGCTGCTGCTCGGTGCTGCGCTGGCCTTGCCGGTGTTGCTCAGTGCGTTGTTGAATCCGCTGCTCGGGCGCAGTCGTTCGGTGCTCGGCCAGTGGTTTCTCGCCGATTGCCGCCAGCAACTGCCAGCCCTGAGTCTGGCGCTGATGGCGCTGCTGCTGGCGCTCGCGGCCAACATCGGCGCCGGCAGCATGACCGCCGGTTTTCGCCAGACCTTCAACGACTGGCTCGAACAGCGCTTGAGTGCCGAGTTGTACATCAACCCGACCAACCCGGCGCAGGCCCGCGAAATGCACAGTTGGCTCAAACAGCAGCCGAATGTGAGCGCGGTGCTGCCCAACTGGCAGGTTTCGGTGACGCTGCAAGGCTGGCCGGCCGATGTCTACGGCATCATCGACCACCCGCACTATCGCCAGCACTGGCCGTTGCTCGACAGCAGCGGCAGCAATCCATGGGGGAAACTGGCCACGGATGATGCGGTGATGCTCAGCGAACAACTGGCGCGACGCCTGAAACTCAAAGCGGGCGAGCATTTGCGCATCCCCACGCCAAACGGCACGTGGTCGCCGCGCATCGTCGGCATCTACGCCGACTACGGCAATCCGAAAGGGCATGTGCTGATCAGCAGTGAGCACCTGCTGCGCGGCTGGCCGCAACTCACGCCGAACCGCTTCAATCTGCGTATCGATCCAGCGCAGATTCCGGCGCTGCTCAATGCCTTGCAGGCGCGCTTTGAGCTGGATGACAACCGCATCATCGATCAGGCGCGGCTCAAGGGCTGGTCGGTGCAAGTCTTCGAACGCACCTTTGCCGCGACGGCGGCGTTGAACAGCTTGACCTTGGCCGTGGCTGGCGTGGCGCTGTTCATCAGTCTTTTGACCCAGAGCCAGAGTCGGCTCAGTCAGCTCGCACCACTGTGGGCGCTGGGTGTGACGCGCAAGCAATTGATGTTGCTCAACCTCGGCCAGACCTGGCTTCTGGCGGTGCTGACCTTGTTGTTGGCGCTGCCACTGGGTATCGCACTGGCGTGGTGCCTGGATGCGGTGATCAACGTGCAGGCGTTTGGCTGGCGATTGCCGTTGCGGGTGTTCCCGTTGCAGTTATTGCAACTGATGGGCCTGGCTTTGCTCGCGACTTTACTGGCCTCGGCATGGCCGCTGTATTCGCTGTACCGCACGCAACCGGCGGATTTGCTGAGGACGTTTGCCCATGAGGATTAA
- a CDS encoding lipocalin-like domain-containing protein, giving the protein MRINGVVLMLVLLLGGCDQPAPEEKGFAGMGDQAQSFTPVVPGRVFSFPADHGAHDGFRIEWWYVTANLKDQQGNDFGVQWTLFRSALKPLAEQAGWGNQTIWLGHAAVTSRSVHHAAERYARGGVGQAGVRLAPFEAWIDDWMFASQARDALSDMQLSARDKNFAYQLRLTSSRPLVLQGDNGFSQKSEEGQASYYYSQPFFQASGTLQIDGQTYTVSGPAWLDREWSSQPLTANQTGWDWFSLHLDSGEHVMLYRMRQKDGAPYLTGTWIAADGQIQSLRSEQISLVPQDTAKVADRPMPVKWSIRIPDKKLDISVDAINRNAWMDLRIPYWEGPVKIDGSHPGQGYLEMTGY; this is encoded by the coding sequence ATGAGGATTAATGGCGTCGTGCTGATGCTGGTGTTGCTGCTCGGTGGTTGCGATCAGCCCGCACCCGAGGAGAAGGGCTTTGCGGGGATGGGTGATCAGGCGCAATCGTTCACCCCGGTGGTGCCCGGTCGGGTGTTCAGTTTCCCTGCCGATCACGGCGCGCATGATGGTTTTCGCATCGAGTGGTGGTACGTCACCGCCAATCTCAAGGATCAGCAGGGCAACGATTTTGGTGTGCAATGGACGCTGTTTCGCAGCGCCCTGAAACCGCTCGCCGAGCAGGCCGGGTGGGGCAATCAGACGATCTGGCTTGGCCATGCGGCCGTCACCTCGCGTTCGGTTCATCACGCCGCCGAGCGCTACGCCCGGGGGGGTGTAGGCCAGGCGGGCGTGCGCCTGGCGCCGTTCGAGGCGTGGATCGACGACTGGATGTTCGCCAGCCAAGCGCGGGACGCGCTGAGCGATATGCAGCTCAGCGCCCGCGATAAAAATTTCGCGTATCAACTGCGCCTCACCTCCAGCCGGCCGCTGGTGTTGCAGGGCGACAACGGCTTCAGCCAGAAATCCGAAGAAGGCCAGGCTTCGTATTACTACAGCCAGCCGTTTTTCCAGGCCAGTGGCACGCTGCAGATCGACGGCCAGACCTACACGGTCAGTGGCCCGGCGTGGCTCGATCGCGAGTGGAGCAGTCAACCGCTGACCGCCAATCAGACAGGCTGGGACTGGTTTTCGCTGCATCTGGACAGCGGTGAACATGTGATGCTCTATCGCATGCGGCAGAAGGACGGCGCTCCGTACCTGACCGGCACCTGGATCGCCGCTGACGGGCAGATTCAATCACTGCGCAGCGAGCAGATCAGTCTTGTGCCGCAGGACACGGCCAAGGTGGCTGATCGACCGATGCCAGTGAAGTGGTCGATCCGCATTCCCGACAAGAAGCTCGATATCAGCGTCGATGCGATCAACCGCAATGCGTGGATGGATTTGCGTATTCCCTATTGGGAGGGTCCGGTGAAGATTGATGGCAGCCATCCTGGCCAGGGCTATCTGGAAATGACCGGGTATTAA
- a CDS encoding glycosyltransferase family 2 protein gives MKAFDLPFQPQPNFSLVLVNYKTPDITRMCLELLREHVQAQGIPVWVVDNDSADASLDYLRSLDWIHLIERPSPGKEAGHIAHGKALDLALAKVETDYLFLLHTDTFVYDMEVFAMMMRECTKNADMAAVGCVEQLDRGLLRDTWRLTSRFCKHHVRRLKVHFGLRSKPPRPYKETHLKSFCTLWNVRLMKSQGLHFCMDDRVPGYTLQDRMIELGYGVRFLSPRTIFRYLDHIQAGTVAAAGTYGKDHRRTKMYQQTLKRLQGQHGKNAMQAST, from the coding sequence ATGAAAGCTTTCGATCTACCCTTCCAGCCGCAACCCAACTTCAGCCTCGTCCTGGTCAATTACAAAACCCCGGACATCACCCGCATGTGCCTGGAGCTGTTGCGCGAGCATGTTCAGGCGCAGGGCATTCCAGTTTGGGTGGTGGACAACGATTCGGCGGATGCCAGCCTTGATTACTTGCGTTCGCTGGACTGGATCCATCTGATCGAGCGGCCGTCGCCGGGCAAGGAAGCGGGGCATATTGCCCATGGCAAGGCGCTGGATCTGGCCTTGGCTAAAGTTGAGACCGACTACTTGTTTCTGCTGCACACCGACACTTTTGTCTACGACATGGAAGTGTTCGCGATGATGATGCGCGAGTGCACGAAAAATGCAGACATGGCGGCGGTCGGTTGTGTGGAGCAACTTGATCGTGGGTTGTTGCGAGATACCTGGCGGTTGACTTCGCGATTCTGCAAACACCATGTTCGCCGGCTCAAAGTTCATTTCGGGCTGCGCTCGAAACCGCCACGCCCGTATAAAGAAACGCATCTTAAAAGTTTCTGTACGCTGTGGAATGTGCGTTTGATGAAGTCGCAAGGGTTGCACTTCTGTATGGATGATCGGGTGCCGGGTTATACGCTGCAGGATCGAATGATCGAGTTGGGCTATGGCGTCAGGTTTCTCTCGCCGCGGACGATTTTCCGCTATCTGGATCACATCCAGGCCGGCACCGTCGCGGCGGCAGGCACGTATGGCAAGGATCATCGCCGTACGAAGATGTACCAGCAGACACTCAAACGCTTGCAGGGGCAGCATGGCAAAAACGCTATGCAAGCTTCGACTTGA